One region of Chanodichthys erythropterus isolate Z2021 chromosome 24, ASM2448905v1, whole genome shotgun sequence genomic DNA includes:
- the cyp11a1.2 gene encoding cholesterol side-chain cleavage enzyme, mitochondrial, whose translation MDRWSLRARLAKCLSTLKHLSQARTTHTGRVPAVRKDNSTVLPFSEIPGVWKNSVANLYTFWKMDGLRNIHRIMVHNFNMFGPIYREKVGYYESVNIIKPEDAAILFKAEGHYPKRLRVEAWTSYRDYRNRKYGVLLKDGEDWKYNRIILNKEVISPKVQGNFVPLLDEVGQDFVARVYKKIERSGQNEWTTDLSHELFKYALESVSAVLYGERLGLLLDYIDPDVQHFIDCITLMFKTTSPMLYLPPALLRRMGAKIWKDHVEAWDGIFNQADRCIQNIYRQLRKDPGASGKYPGVLASLLMLDKLSIEDIKASVTELMAGGVDTTSITLMWTLYELARHPDLQEELRAEISAARIASKGDMVQMLKMVPLLKGALKETLRLHPVAVSLQRYITEDIVLQNYHIPAGTLVQLGLYAMGRDHRVFPHPEQYRPSRWVRSQSHYFRSLSFGFGPRQCLGRRIAETEMQLFLIHMLENFRFEKQRQVEIRSTFELILLPEKPIMLTIKPLNVGR comes from the exons ATGGACCGTTGGAGTCTGAGGGCCCGTCTGGCCAAGTGTCTGTCCACACTGAAGCACCTGTCACAGGCCAGGACGACCCACACAGGACGAGTACCTGCAGTCCGAAAGGACAACTCTACCGTACTGCCCTTCAGTGAGATTCCTGGAGTATGGAAGAACAGTGTGGCAAATCTCTACACATTCTGGAAAATGGATGGCCTCAGGAATATCCACCGGATTATGGTGCACAATTTCAATATGTTTGGTCCCATTTACAG GGAAAAAGTTGGATACTACGAGAGTGTGAACATCATCAAACCTGAAGACGCTGCTATTCTGTTCAAAGCTGAGGGTCATTATCCCAAGAGACTCCGGGTGGAAGCGTGGACCTCCTACAGGGACTACAGGAACCGCAAATACGGCGTCCTGCTAAA AGATGGAGAGGACTGGAAATACAATAGGATCATTCTAAACAAGGAGGTGATTTCTCCAAAGGTGCAGGGGAACTTTGTGCCGCTCCTGGATGAGGTCGGTCAGGACTTTGTGGCTCGTGTCTATAAAAAGATTGAAAGGAGTGGACAAAATGAATGGACCACAGATCTGTCCCATGAACTCTTCAAGTATGCACTGGAAT CTGTGAGTGCGGTGTTGTACGGCGAGCGTTTGGGTCTGCTGTTGGACTACATTGATCCAGACGTCCAGCACTTCATTGACTGCATCACCCTCATGTTTAAGACCACCTCGCCCATGCTGTACCTCCCACCGGCCCTGCTCCGCCGCATGGGGGCCAAAATCTGGAAGGACCATGTGGAGGCCTGGGACGGCATCTTTAATCAGG CTGACCGATGTATCCAGAATATCTACAGACAGTTGAGGAAAGATCCAGGAGCCAGCGGGAAGTACCCGGGTGTGTTGGCTAGCCTTCTAATGCTGGACAAACTGTCCATTGAGGACATAAAGGCTAGTGTCACAGAGCTGATGGCTGGAGGGGTTGACACG ACGTCTATCACACTGATGTGGACGCTCTATGAGTTGGCCCGACACCCGGACCTGCAGGAGGAGCTCCGGGCGGAAATCTCGGCTGCTCGTATCGCCTCTAAAGGAGACATGGTGCAGATGCTCAAGATGGTTCCTCTGCTCAAAGGAGCCCTGAAGGAAACTTTGAG GTTACATCCTGTAGCAGTGAGTCTACAAAGATACATCACTGAAGACATCGTCCttcaaaattaccacattccaGCTGGG ACTTTAGTTCAGCTGGGTCTGTACGCCATGGGTCGTGATCACCGGGTCTTCCCGCACCCAGAGCAGTACCGTCCCTCTCGCTGGGTCAGATCCCAGAGCCACTACTTCAGGAGCCTGAGCTTCGGGTTTGGCCCACGCCAGTGTTTGGGCCGCAGGATCGCCGAGACAGAGATGCAGCTCTTCCTGATTCAC ATGCTGGAGAACTTCAGGTTTGAGAAGCAGAGGCAGGTGGAGATCAGGAGCACGTTTGAGCTCATCTTACTGCCCGAGAAGCCCATCATGCTAACCATCAAACCACTGAATGTCGGCAGATAG